GCAAGCGCTCACGGAACTCAAAGGACCGATCGGGGATCGGCTTTATCTCGCGGCCCATCATCTCTATCGCGGCGACGACGGACGGCGGATCGGGCAGCTCGCCGAACTCGCCGCCCACTGCCGCATTCCGCTGGTCGCGACCAACGACGTGCACATGCATGTGCCGGCACGCCGGCAGCTCCAGGACGTGCTTACTTGCGTGCGCGAGAAATGCACGATCGACACGGCCGGCTTCCGCCTTCAGTCGAATGCCGAGCGGCACCTCAAATCGCCCCGCGAGATGGCCCGGCTTTTCCGCAATCATCCCGATGCGCTCGCGCGCACGATCGAGATCGTCGAACGCACGCGCTTCTCCCTCGACGAGCTGCGCTACGAGTATCCCGTCGATCCCTGCCCCGACGGCCTGACGCCCCAGGACTATCTTGCGCGGGAAACCTGGGCGGGTGCGGCCGAGCGTTATCTGGACGGCGTGCCGGCGAAAGTCCGCACCCAGCTCGAACACGAATTGTCGCTCATCGGCCGGCTCGGCTACGCACCCTATTTCCTCACCGTCTACGACATCGTGCGCTTCGCGCGCTCCCGCGGCATTCTTTGCCAGGGCCGCGGCTCCGCCGCCAACTCGGCCGTCTGCTACTGCCTTGGCATCACCGCCGTGGACCCGAGCCGGCTCGATCTTCTTTTCGAGCGCTTCGTGAGCGCGGAGCGCAACGAGCCCCCCGACATCGACGTCGATTTCGAGCACGAGCGGCGGGAAGAAGTGATCCAATACATCTACGCAAAATACGGCCGCGAGCGCGCCGGGATCGCGGCGACGGTGATCTCCTATCGCGCCAAGAGTGCCGTGCGCGACGTGGGCAAGGCGATGGGCCTCTCCCTCGATACGATCGGAGCGCTCGCCGACACCGTATGGGGTTGGAGCGAGGATGGCATCGACCCCGCCCATGTGCGCGAAATCGGCCTCGATCCCGATGCGTCCCGCCTGCGAACGACGCTGTCGCTTGCACGCGAGCTGATCGGCTTTCCGCGCCATCTCTCCCAGCATGTCGGCGGCTTCGTCGTCACGCGAAGCCGCCTCTCCGAAGTGGTGCCGATCGAAAATGCCGCGATGCCCGAGCGGACCATGATCGAGTGGGACAAGGACGATCTCGACTCGCTCGGCATCCTCAAGATCGACGTACTAGCGCTCGGCATGCTCACCTGCATCGGCAAGGGCCTTGGACTCCTTGCGCACCACAAGGGCCTGCAATACACCCTGGCGACAATTCCAGGCGAGGACCCGGCGGTTTACGACATGCTGTGCAAGGCGGACTCGATCGGCGTGTTCCAGGTCGAGAGCCGCGCGCAGATGAGCTTCCTGCCGCGCATGAAGCCGCGGGATTTCTACGACCTCGTGATCGAAGTCGCGATCGTGCGGCCGGGCCCCATCCAGGGCGACATGGTGCATCCTTACCTGCGCCGGCGTAATGGCGAGGAAAAGGTCGATTATCCGTCCGAGGATTTGCGTCAGGTCCTCGCCAAGACGCTCGGCGTCCCGCTCTTTCAGGAGCAGGCGATGAAGATCGCGATTGTCGGTGCTGGCTTCACCCCATCGGAAGCGGACCAGCTCCGTCGCGCCATGGCGACCTTCCGCAAGACCGGAAAGATCCATGGCTTTCAGACGAAGATGGTCGAAGGCATGGTCGCGCGCGGATATTCGCGCGCCTTCGCCGAGCGATGTTTTCACCAGATCGAGGGCTTTGGCGAGTACGGCTTTCCCGAAAGCCATGCCGCGAGCTTCGCACTTCTCGTCTATGTCTCGGCTTGGCTCAAATGCCATCACCCGGAAGTCTTTGCGGCGGCCCTTCTCAACAGCCAGCCGATGGGCTTTTATGCACCCGCCCAAATTGTGCGCGACGCGCGCGATCACGGTGTCGCCGTGCGCCCGGTCGACGTCAACCGCAGCGACTGGGATTGCACCCTCGAAAACGCCGATACGCCCGCGCACCTCGCCCTCCGCCTCGGGTTTCGCCAAGTCAAAGGCTTGCGCGAAGCGGATATGGCGCTTCTGGTCGACGTGCGGGGCGAAGGCTATGCCGACCCGCATGAGCTGCAACGCCGCTCCGGCCTCGGGCAGGCAGCCCTCGCCCGCCTCGCTGAGGCCGACGCCTTCGGCTCGATGGCGCTCGATCGTCGTGCTGGGCTTTGGGCCGTGCAGGGCCTCGGCGAGGCCCCTCTTCCGCTCTTCGCCGCCGCCGATCGCCGCATCGCAGCCCCCGAGCCGGCCGTAGCACTACCGTCATCCTGGCTGGGCGAAGAGGTGACGGCGGATTACATGACACTCCGCCTCTCGCTCAAGGCCCATCCGCTTGCCCTTCTCCGCACGCGACTCCGGCGCGAGGGCATCCTCGCTCACGCCGAACTCGGCACGATCGAGAACGGAAAGCTGGTCACGATCGCGGGCCTCGTTCTGGTGCGCCAGCGGCCTGGCAGCGCACGCGGCGTGATCTTCGCGACCCTCGAGGACGAGACGGGTCCCGCCAACGTCATCATCTGGCCGGACATCTTCGATCGCTTTCATCGCGTCGTCCTCTCGGCACGCCTCTTGGCGGTGACAGGGAAGCTCCAACGCGAGGGCATCGTCATTCACGTCATCGCCGAACATCTCGTCGATCTCACCCATCTCCTCGCCGGTCTTGGCACCCCGACCGAGGCGCTATTTGAAGCCATACTCGAAGCACCGCTCTTTCGGAGCGACGTGATCAAGCACCCCCGTCACGACAAGCGCACCTTTCCCTCGCGCGATTTCCATTGAGAGGTTGAATTCCCGTCCCTCATTCGGCGAGCCGCGTCACAATAAGCGGCTTCGACCGGAGCGTGCGGTGCACGGGGCACTTCTCCGAGATTTCGAGGAGACGCTGGCGCTGCGCCTGATCGAGGGGCCCCAAAAGCTCGATGCTGCGCTCGAGCCGGTCGATCATGCCCTCTTTCGTCTCGCATTCCGCGCAATCGGCCGCATGGATTTTCTCTTGCGTCAGGCGCACGATGACCCGCTCAAGCGGCAAGGCCTTGCGCTCGGCATACATCCTGAGCGTCATCGAGGTGCAGGCGCCAAGGGCCACGAGCAGGTAGTCGTATGGGCCGGGTCCGCGATCGTTGCCGCCGACCGATTCCGGCTCGTCGGCCTCAAGGCGATGCCGCCCGCTCGCGACGATCTGGCTGTAGCGACCCTCCCTCGTTTCCGCCACGACGACCTCGCCGGGCGAACGCGGCTCCACTGCGGAGAGCGGCGATTTAGCATTTCGTGCGGCGGTAGATACCGGGGCGATGTAGCGCGACGCCCAAGCCGACAGGACATCGGCAACGTATGCGGCATCGGCGCGATCGCTCAACAGATGATCCGCGCGGTCGAGTGAGATGAAGCTCTTCGGATGCCGTGCCGCGAGGAAAATTCGGGACGCGTTGTCGATGCTGACGGTATCGTCCAAAGGCGAATGAAAGACGACGAGCGCCTTGCCAAGGTTGTGAAGTGCGTCTTCGAGCCGGTGCTGGGCGATATCCTCGAGGAATTGCCGTTTGACGCGGAAGGGGCGTCCGGCAATCACGACTTGCGCCTCGCCTTTGGCCTCGATCTCTGCGCGTTTATCGGCAAAGAGGTTGCCAAGGTGTGCTGCGTCCGCCGGTGCTGCAATCGTGGCGATCGCCACCGACTGCGGTAACCGAGCTGCCGCGGCGAGCACCGCCGCCCCACCGAGACTGTGGCCGATCAGTATTTTCGGCGCTTCATGACTGCGCTTCAGAAACTCGGCCGCCGCGACGAGATCCTCGATGTTCGAGGAAAAATTCGTGTTGGCGAACTCGCCCTCGCTTGCGCCGAGCCCTGTGAAATCGAAGCGCAGCACGGCAATTCCGCGCTCGGCCAGGCCGCCCGCAATTCGGGCTGCTGCGAAGATATCCTTCGAGCACGTAAAGCAATGGGCAAAGAGCGCATAGGCACGCGGTGTTGCGTCGGGCATCTCCAGGAGTCCAGCCAGTATTTGCCCGTCAGCACCCGGAAAATCGACACGCACTGCCCGTCGAGCCATGACACGTCCCCTCCTTCGTTCGGTCGATCATACCCCATCGTCCCCATTGGGCGGAGACTTTGCTTTTGCAGCCGGGCGACTATGATGCCGCGTCGCTATCTGGAAGAGGACGCGCCGTGGAACCCGTGAAAACAACTGATGACGTCGAGATCGTATCCCGTGAGGTTCTTTGCGAAAGCTATTTCCGGCTCGAGCGTTACCACCTGCGCCACAAGCTGCACCGCGGCGGCTGGAGCGACGTGCTCAGTCGGGAGATTTTCGAGCGCGGCAAGGCCGCGGGTGTGCTCCTCTATGACCCGGCCCGCGACGCCGTCGTTCTTATTCAGCAATTTCGCGTCGGTGCGCTCGCTGCCGGGCACGATCCATGGCTTACGGAACTTGTCGCGGGTGTCATCGACGATGGCGAGAAGGGCGAGCGTACGGTGGCGCGCGAAGCGGTCGAGGAGGCCAACGTGACGGTCAGCGATCTCGTGCCGATCAGCATGCACCTTACCTCGCCAGGTGCCTGTTCGGAGACAGTCCAGTTATTCTGCGGGCGATGCGACTCCTCGAAGGCTGGTGGCGTCCACGGTTTGTCCGCGGAGCATGAGGATATTCGCGTGCTCGTCGTGCCGTCAGCGGAAGCATTCGCGATGCGGCGGCGCCACCTGGAGATTTTCGATTCAAGCACGCTCCTGGCATTGCTTTGGCTCGAACTCGAACGGGACAATCTGCGCAAACGCTGGTCTTGAATCCGCCGGCGCGGTGGGTGTTATAAATTACGTCGGCAGCACCGCGAATGTTGTAAGCGACTACGCTCTCCCTTGATTGTGCGTTGGGGCTCCAGCTACTGTGCCCGTGCTTAAGGGAATTAGAACGAGTTCGGACGGGAGCGCTGAAGGACGGCAGGAACATGATTTTTCGTGACGGATTCGTCGCCGCGATCGGCAATACGCCGCTTATCAAACTGCGCCGCGTCTCAGAGCTGACCGGCTGTACAATCCTCGGCAAGGCGGAATTTCTCAACCCGGGAGGCTCGGTCAAGGATCGCGCGGCGTGGGCGATCATCAAGGATGCGGAGGAGCGCGGCACGTTGCGTCCCGGCGGCGTCATCGTCGAAGGTACTGCGGGCAACACGGGGATCGGCCTGGCGCTTGTCGGCAACGCGCGGGGCTACCGCACCGTCATCGTGATGCCCGAAACCCAAAGTCAGGAAAAAAAGGACATGCTCCGCCTGTGCGGCGCCGAACTCATCCTGGTCCCTGCGGTACCCTATAAAAACCCGAACAATTATGTGCATGTGTCGCAGCGCAAGTCGGAAGAACTCGCGAAGACAGAGCGCGCCGGCGCGATCTGGGCCAACCAGTTCGATAACACCGCGAACCGGCGAGGCCATTACGAGACGACCGGCCCCGAGATATGGGAGCAGACCCAGGGCAAAATCGACGGCTTCACTTGCTCCGCCGGCACAGGTGGCACGCTTTGGGGCGTGGCCACATTTCTCAAGGAGCGGAATCCGAAAGTCTCGATTGGACTCGCCGACCCCCTTGGCTCGACCAACTACGACTGGTTCAAGAATCATGAAATCAAGGTCGTCGGCAATTCGATCACCGAGGGCATCGGTCAGGGGCGGATCACGAAGAACATCGAGGGAGCCCCTATCGATTTCCCATGCCAGATCCCCGATGAAGAAGCGCTGCCGATTATCTTCGACCTCCTCACAGGCGAAGGCTTGTGCGTGGGCGGCTCTTCGGGCATCAATGTCGCCGGTGCAGTTCGACTTGCCCGCGAGCTCGGCCCCGGCCATACGATCGTGACG
This DNA window, taken from Alphaproteobacteria bacterium, encodes the following:
- a CDS encoding error-prone DNA polymerase gives rise to the protein MTDYAELHATSNFSFLRGASHPEELAETAAALGHRALAITDRNSLAGAVRAHAAAKRLGFRLVVGARIDLEDGPSVLAYPDDRAAYGRLANLLTLGKRRVDKGECRLVRADLLAHAEGQLLAVLPPGDPGEDFVQALTELKGPIGDRLYLAAHHLYRGDDGRRIGQLAELAAHCRIPLVATNDVHMHVPARRQLQDVLTCVREKCTIDTAGFRLQSNAERHLKSPREMARLFRNHPDALARTIEIVERTRFSLDELRYEYPVDPCPDGLTPQDYLARETWAGAAERYLDGVPAKVRTQLEHELSLIGRLGYAPYFLTVYDIVRFARSRGILCQGRGSAANSAVCYCLGITAVDPSRLDLLFERFVSAERNEPPDIDVDFEHERREEVIQYIYAKYGRERAGIAATVISYRAKSAVRDVGKAMGLSLDTIGALADTVWGWSEDGIDPAHVREIGLDPDASRLRTTLSLARELIGFPRHLSQHVGGFVVTRSRLSEVVPIENAAMPERTMIEWDKDDLDSLGILKIDVLALGMLTCIGKGLGLLAHHKGLQYTLATIPGEDPAVYDMLCKADSIGVFQVESRAQMSFLPRMKPRDFYDLVIEVAIVRPGPIQGDMVHPYLRRRNGEEKVDYPSEDLRQVLAKTLGVPLFQEQAMKIAIVGAGFTPSEADQLRRAMATFRKTGKIHGFQTKMVEGMVARGYSRAFAERCFHQIEGFGEYGFPESHAASFALLVYVSAWLKCHHPEVFAAALLNSQPMGFYAPAQIVRDARDHGVAVRPVDVNRSDWDCTLENADTPAHLALRLGFRQVKGLREADMALLVDVRGEGYADPHELQRRSGLGQAALARLAEADAFGSMALDRRAGLWAVQGLGEAPLPLFAAADRRIAAPEPAVALPSSWLGEEVTADYMTLRLSLKAHPLALLRTRLRREGILAHAELGTIENGKLVTIAGLVLVRQRPGSARGVIFATLEDETGPANVIIWPDIFDRFHRVVLSARLLAVTGKLQREGIVIHVIAEHLVDLTHLLAGLGTPTEALFEAILEAPLFRSDVIKHPRHDKRTFPSRDFH
- a CDS encoding alpha/beta fold hydrolase; this encodes MARRAVRVDFPGADGQILAGLLEMPDATPRAYALFAHCFTCSKDIFAAARIAGGLAERGIAVLRFDFTGLGASEGEFANTNFSSNIEDLVAAAEFLKRSHEAPKILIGHSLGGAAVLAAAARLPQSVAIATIAAPADAAHLGNLFADKRAEIEAKGEAQVVIAGRPFRVKRQFLEDIAQHRLEDALHNLGKALVVFHSPLDDTVSIDNASRIFLAARHPKSFISLDRADHLLSDRADAAYVADVLSAWASRYIAPVSTAARNAKSPLSAVEPRSPGEVVVAETREGRYSQIVASGRHRLEADEPESVGGNDRGPGPYDYLLVALGACTSMTLRMYAERKALPLERVIVRLTQEKIHAADCAECETKEGMIDRLERSIELLGPLDQAQRQRLLEISEKCPVHRTLRSKPLIVTRLAE
- a CDS encoding NUDIX domain-containing protein, coding for MKTTDDVEIVSREVLCESYFRLERYHLRHKLHRGGWSDVLSREIFERGKAAGVLLYDPARDAVVLIQQFRVGALAAGHDPWLTELVAGVIDDGEKGERTVAREAVEEANVTVSDLVPISMHLTSPGACSETVQLFCGRCDSSKAGGVHGLSAEHEDIRVLVVPSAEAFAMRRRHLEIFDSSTLLALLWLELERDNLRKRWS
- a CDS encoding cysteine synthase A; the encoded protein is MIFRDGFVAAIGNTPLIKLRRVSELTGCTILGKAEFLNPGGSVKDRAAWAIIKDAEERGTLRPGGVIVEGTAGNTGIGLALVGNARGYRTVIVMPETQSQEKKDMLRLCGAELILVPAVPYKNPNNYVHVSQRKSEELAKTERAGAIWANQFDNTANRRGHYETTGPEIWEQTQGKIDGFTCSAGTGGTLWGVATFLKERNPKVSIGLADPLGSTNYDWFKNHEIKVVGNSITEGIGQGRITKNIEGAPIDFPCQIPDEEALPIIFDLLTGEGLCVGGSSGINVAGAVRLARELGPGHTIVTVLCDYGTRYQSKLFNPEYLRSKNLPVPGWLA